In the genome of Vanessa cardui chromosome 18, ilVanCard2.1, whole genome shotgun sequence, the window TTTTACACATATCTCTCTATTTATTGGtgaaaactgcattaaaatctcTGCATTAAAGTCTAAGCGTCCGGAACAGAAACGGTATTACAATTTGGCGCAAAATTCTAATAACTTCATATTCGAAATAAGTATTACAATATCCGTAGTAATGTAATGAATTCTTCATTCctaaaccaatgaactgaatttgatgaaatttggtgtgagttaaacttgaacttcaagaaaggctacgttttttgcctaacacacaCAGCGAAGCTGCGAGCGAtaactagtatattatatattaaaatttatttcatatgtacTAAGGGGAAGCGGCTTTGCCATTTACATAATAGAATCAATAGTATCaaagtcgaaaatctaccaccggtatatatacatatatatagattttcaCTTCATGTTACATGTACAATAATGTTAAACATAAAActatataactattatattactaaGTGTAAAAGTTTGAAAGTAAAAGTAGGTAGAAATCCACTGGTGGTGTAAGAGGgctaatacaattatatacatttttgctcaggggatcggaattgcgattcgacGCAATGGTGGTTAGATTGCCAATATTCCACACGatcaacataaaaatatctatttttattcatatagttAAGGCCCTAATGTATggaagtaaattattatacataattattttactttttatatattaataaaataaatataaaactaataactcACCGTCCATacaactttattcaaatttaaaacaaaataattgtatatttttggtctttattaaaatattccaaaatttacACGGCAGATAATTCTGCAAAAATAACTTTCCTCAAATAAGCGAATATAAAACTTGAAATAATATAACTCATTGCAAATAATAGAAAAGCTATAAAACAGAGATATTTATTCGACCGTTTagacattttaatttcaaaatattgacCACAGACTAAgtagtaaatattttgacatgaTGTACTCACGATAAGAATAGGTAGAAAGGTAAATCTTTGATCAAACCATTTCATTaacttttctatttaaatttataatttttacttatacAAATAACGACAATAGAcagtatacatattatttaaccCGTACATTACAAACGAGTATTTGTCACATTGtataataatcatcaaaatattcttttttgaaCCTGGCAACATACACAATGGACACTGGACATGGATAGATGGCGGGAAAATTGACTCAcgcaatcaaataatttaagtaaaccTAACCTACATAACTAATAAACATCGTTATATTTCTGAGTTAAGACccagtttttaaaatattatactttcacAAATCTGATGAGATCTTGGAATGAAACGATGacaagtataatatacatacgaggagaaaaggtaaaataaattattgatagaTTTCTAgggattatatatatactttttttttctttactgatgtattattttattaagatagtGAAAGAgtagtactgagtttcttgtcgtttcttctcGGCAGATCTACTTCCCGAACCGCTGACAGCTTTACTATTGATTGAAATTTTAGAGCATTTTAgcaagtttttattttgacgaaaAACAGTTATGTTGTGTATGATACCAAaatgagaataaataaaacattaaacgtaataataatataatcaacagAGTGATTAATTACATTGAGGAGTTAAGAGGTGCAGACAGCTTAAATCGTCTTCTATCCTTTATACAATCACTGCTTTTTTCAACATCACACAAAAATCTTTCCATATTTTaacatgaaataaatgtaactttatattCAACTAGTTTTAGAGGTCAGTAAATAAACACCCTCATAGTTATATTAGAAtacaactttatttaaaaaattatctcaTATTTGGAATTTAAAGACAGCTTAGAATTAAACTAATTTTCATTTCGAACCAATAGCCACTTCTATACTGTTTAACTCTATTCAACTCATTTTTACAAATTGCTcgtaaaaatgataaatttattaaaataaattaaaagtaattaatcacataaataaaacacataaaataataataaaatttatttaaccttAAATCATACAACTAAAACGCATCCTTGCACCAAATCACgcaaaaaaatacatgaaaatatgactaaacatttttaatacaaaattaaggaACCACttctatgaaatataaaaaccttAAACGCATAAATTGATTGCTAAATTAATATGGTAGATAGGTGGTAGTATTTTGTGCAGATCAAACAGACTATCACAAAGCAGTGGTtcaattttagtacattttaatatacctacttaattaattttactaatatcttaaaaatattttttaacatacatCTACAagctaaatatttttgtttggatttaaatgaaatcaaaacaatacaTATTCATATTCAACAGATTTAGTTTCCATATGACTTTATTTGGACAAACTCAGATATGTATGTAAAAGCcttttatttacatgtaaaaCTATGTAAtctaagataattaaaaatttaaacaaataacataaaattaatatatattgtcgATTGCAATCAAAGAAaaagtatagataaataaatgttaaatgtacATATTCCTTGCATGCATTGCTTATTACATGCAGATTTTGACTGTTCCATAGTTCGATTGGAAACTTTTTCGGGAatacataatgaatatcatagactaTTTAAATTCTCAACCAATCACACAGCGACAATTCTATATATCAAGGTTGTTTATTCTTCTTGTAGTTGGAATAGACTATTGTTTAAAGTTGATTGCCTATCAGTAACATTTTACCTTCAGACATATAGAATTACATGTCATAacagttttaaacatttatatgtaaCACAGGAAATAACTGTAAGCAAAGGCTGGGTTGAGACGAAAATAGTTTCATAATGTAATAGTATACTCTCGAAAGTACACCTAATGTCTGACCAGTGAGAAAATACCTTCGGAAAATGTGTTAGTTGTTTATGACTATTAACATTGCAATAAGGTACAGTTGACATAACCTTTTAAAAGCGCAGAATGGattaacaaatactattttctcatttattattaaaaataataacatttaatttcaattttacataGTACATTCTCTCAGCGATTGGAGGGTAGCTTCAATAATATGAGATggcaaaatatattcaactagTTTTCATCCTATAGGCATCCTATGACTATTCCTGATTGGTTGAGTAGTTCAGATGGTAAAGCGTAACTAACAACCAaatgaacaaaattaattttgcatttataagtCAGGGTTACCATTATAACAGTTattttctgaaataaaataaaaggcagTAAAACAGCAATTATTTGAAAAgtctatctaaatatatatttcatatcaattCATAGTTTCTCTATCTACAATTCAAGTGTACGTCACTCTGCAGTGAAACtcataaaaaaacgtttttaaaaaaaaaaaaaataacttctattTGACAAAGATCAGTTGCTAATTTGAAATTTCGAAACTCTAAATACCTAGCATAACATTTTGACAATCTATATAAACTAAACTTAATTTTAACTCATTTACatagtaaaatatgtttattcttCAAATCCATGATTGATTACAGGAACATACACAGTAGAATGAGATCGTTTGTGCGTCTACGCAAATATAGACTTTATGTCGTatgtaaagaatatattttcctttatcaGATATAAAACTCAGCATGAGTAAAAGCGGCTTGCAATGGCATGCGTGCAATGGAAAAGTATGCAGTGGTGCTATTACACATATAGCATAGCAACTTGCAATCAAATTTTTGTTGCAGATtgataaatgttgaaaaatcaGTATGATGGAGTACGATGCTACTGCATAtccataatattgtttttttttatttgatttaatttcatttgataacaataaaatatttgatagcaaCAGTTGCTATGCTATAGCCGTAATAGCACGACTGGTTACATTAATGACttttgaaggcataatagtAGTAGACTCATTGTCAATCCATAACAATCCGTTCAACTTCTCGTCAATAGATGACGTTGTTCTCGAATTTtctatcgaataaaaaaaaaaacaattttattcttaGCGAGGCTTCATTGCAGAGCGACGATATTCAAACACAAAATGAATTACATTCAAATTCGAAAACTGCTTTTGATTACGCAAAATTTAACTTCGTAAGCAAATTGTTCACTATCACAACTAATAACAATTccaaatgataatttttattaaaaacagtcctcaaaatcaaaattttactcTTGTTATTAGCAATGTTTTCTAGtactttattacaatttaattagaGCTCATATTTGTTCGTCAAATCCGCAATTTCATTGTCGCTTAAATTTTCAACATCCTTGCAGTGAGACAGCATGTCATTTAACactgaaaaaagaaacaataccTATTACAGTacccatatttatatattaggtagatatatattatacatgtatttcaaatatctataatatttatagatcgCTTTACAAGGTCCTCTTTTAAGAATATGGGTTATAGAGGGAAGCTAAGAGAAAGCTAAAAAACCTGGCCACGTGTAAGTCGGACTCGAACACAAAGGGTTCCGTGCTAATAACTAGGTAAACAACAATACACACATTTATTGATATCGAGCAAAAATAAGCACGCTATTTGTTTGGGAGCTccctttaaacatttattttattttgtttttagtatttattgttacagcggcaaaaaaaaacataatttgtgAAAATTTAAACTGTCCAGCTATCACAGTTTTTGAGATACAGCCTGATAgacagacggacggacagacaccaAAGTCTTTTCTTCCGTCGGAACTCTAAAAACACAATCGATATAATTGAATAGACACTAGAAAAATCTGtagatattaatgtataataaaaacaaggcatataataaatttagaacgcatattcgttatttataattgacttgcaaatgtcttttttaatttttatacattggTTTCAACTTACTAGTCTTATCACTGTTCGTGAGGAACATAGCCAGAGCAGAGAATCTCTTAACCTTGCAGAGTCCCTTGAGATACGctgatattgttttgtttctaaATTTATCCTTATTATTACATAACGTGTATAGGAGTTCAGAGAGCACATCGCTCTCCAGAGCATTCTCGAAGATCGACGGTAACTTTGTTGGTTCTATTATCTGTGGGACAAATTATAATGTGATAAGCATGAGcacttcatataataaaatggtcAAAGACTTACTAATTCTATGTGTAATGatcatataaatacaaattgacataatatatgaatttgatgaattgtTCTCGTAATGGTTTTGCTAGTTAAGCAAAACCATTACGAGAACAATTCACAAATCAAAGATGAATTGTTCTCGTAATGGTTTTGCTAGTtaagcattttaaaaataaaataattcatttcaatggcatcacaaatataaatgttgccctgtaaaaaaatctttagtgCACAAATATGCTTACACTCCAACAATCAAAAATACTCATTCAATGAATCTTTCTCaatgttattttacttaaattacaataaaaatttaaatgttgccatattaataaatacatattatataaaaatactcacACTCAAATAATCACTTCGTGCATGGTTGTTTCCTTTTAAATACTTCCATTCTGACATAAATTGAACACTATTCACCGGTGGTACCATATTTTGGACTACTTCATTAACATTCACATGTTCAGTAATTTTCGTATTAATCTTCTTGTCACCATCACACTGTGGGGTCTCAACAATTTTGTCGGTGATCTTGTTGGAATCATTGTTGTTCGAGTCTCCATGTgacatattatcattaatttctaTAATCTTCATCCGTGTTGGTGGTTTGTCGTGCGCGGTACCACCTAAGGGGACTTCATGAATGGGCACGTGTTTTAATGCTCTCTGGAAAAAACATGTAGATTATTAGTTTCCTCAATATATGCAAAATTCATAATGAACAGCTGAATAACAAAGAAAGGTGACTTGATACTCGTagtattacaatttattgttatcttttattatataatgagattttattgtaatgatcttttaatataaataaatattggtagtATTTATGGGCGGGTTTTGTACTATACATTTTGTTGTAACATTAATTTTGACTTCACTTTTGGGACGTTTGTTCATGAAAAGGTTTCGCTGCACTTTCACATGTTTTTCTAAAACAACGCAGCAGCGAATCACGTGCAGGAATCAACACTAAAAAAGCAAGTCTCAGCATTGACGCGAGTTTGCCAACGCTAAAGCTAGCCAGCGAATCGGGTTTAACTCAGCTCGAAAAAGTCGCATAACGCATCGTATTCTGATCATACTTAGGTTAGATCTACCTTAGGGAAATCAATGCCCTTATgtaaaatgtttgaattttatatttgttacatacCTTAGATCTTAAATGTGGAGGTTTCTTCACCGGTCGTATAACCGTTATATTTTCACCAACACCATTTCTCCATTTCTCTAGTGGACTGAGTTCCTTTTTCACTGGCTCGCTTGGCAATTCCACAATCTTTGCTGGTGACGGAGGATTCGTGACCACGGGTTTCGATTCATTTGTTGGAGTTGATAATGGTGACGATTTTGATTTCgcctgaaaatatataatttatgtatgaatatataaaagttgcatcaacacatatattataatcaaaattgaaatgttatagTTCTAGCAAtccatacaatttaatattgataatcttTAACGACGCTCAAAGTAACTTGAAGAAACCAACACACATTAACCAATTCGCAGCGtagtaatacataaatatgcctATCTAACGCGCAGCCCAATTTCtccaacaaaataatatattgtaagacAAAACGATGTAcccaattttttatatttaacataaattgtttaaaaaggGCCTCAGAGACAGCTCTAAGTAACGCCACGTGCTAGATCGCGATAATATCAGTTATTTAACCTAAAATGTGTTATAGTTGTATTCAAAACAAGtgatcttaattaaataaattatgtaattattgtagagtaatttatttgatttgattaaaaaaagatatagtGTTTTGAATTATAATCGCCGCCCTcagaaaatgttaattatacaatatttaacacattatttatttatttatttatttatgtaccaacagaatATACAGAGAATAATAtacatgaaaaatgtgtacatagggataacttatctctaacaagagatctcttccagaaaccctgaatctagtggagattatttgtagtacagatttatggtgtaggtacaatatcaattagttttatattataaaattcaagtagacttaacgataaattaatatattacacactaaatacaaataaatacattaatatatacctatatatatacatatacacaaatatatatatattattattatatacatatatatacattcaacgtacatagatacaaaaaatatatatatatatatatatatatatatatataaatacatacatataaaataaattaaacttaagtggaaagaaagtgttgcttgactctgattttaaacgaatttattgtaacattattatagaaaatattatcgggAAGAGAGTTCCATAGGCGAGCGGCAACAACGGAAAACGAGTTACCATAGGAAGTAGTATTAAGAAATGGTACCTCAAGAGTTTTCGACGCCACACATGCGCGTACTGGTCTTTCACGAGCAGGACAGAACAGAAAACGCTCATGTAGGTAATCAGGGCtaccatgttttaatattttaaaaagaagcgaTAAAATGTGCAAGCTCCGGCGAAGTCGGATAGGAAGCCACTTTAACTGACGTCGATATTGAGAAATGTGATCAAATTTGTGCAGACCGTAAATGAAACGAATGCACAAATTTTGATTATCAAGAAGatattatctaatttaaaaaaaaagaaacatatattCAACAAATTCGAACAAAATCATATTTGTCTTTAGAAAATCGAGGTTTATAGCTGGGCATAAGCTTCAGCTTTTTTCAGGATAATCTCCATCCTGATTGAATCCCTCATCATCCTGGTCCTGGTGACTATCCGTCATGGATAGTCCCAACGTGGGTGCGTATGAGGTCGTCTCACCCCCTTGGTGCCCATGCGGGCCTTGATGGCGTCGAgctggcggcgcgcggcggcggcgtgcTCGAGTCCCTCATCATCCTGATGGATAGTCATGGATAGTCCCAACGTGGGTGTGTATGAGGTCAGCTCACCCCCTTGGTGCCCATGCGGGCCTTGATGGCGTCGAgctggcggcgcgcggcggcgtTGTGCGGCTCTAACTGCAGCACGGCGGCCAGGTCGTGCGACGCGGCGCGCAGTGAGCCCAAGCGCTCGCGGGCCGTGGCGCGCCGCTGCAGCGCCTTCACGTACGTCGGGTCCAGACGCAGAGCCTCCGTGCAGTCCGTTTCCGCTTGATGGAGACTGGAATTTGTAAacattctttattaataatcattatctatactaatattataaatgtgaaagtgacatTTGACATTACCAaattattcatcatcatcatcattcatcatcatcattcatcatcaacatcatcatctatactaattttataaatgtgaaagtgactctgtctgtctgtcgctcttacaTTACCAAACTTGGTGTGAGCAAATTTGTGAgtatcttcatcatcatcattcatcatctattaatattataaatgtgaaagtgactctgtctgtcgctcttacaTTACCAAACTTGGTGTGAGCAAATTTGTGAGCATCTTCATCATTCATCATGATCAtcatctattaatattataaatgtgaaagtgactgtctgtcgctcttacaTTACCAAACTTGGTGTGAGCAAATTTGTGagcatcttcatcatcatcttcatcattcatcatgatcatcatctatactaatattataaatgtgaaagtgactctgtctgtctgtcgttcttacATTACCaaacttggtatgaagcaaatttgagctCCAAAGaataggacataggctactttttttcctaaaacgcgagtgaagctacgggcgacaactagtttattataatttctattgatcttatgtaaaaaaaattactcctcattggaaaatattttgtataaatctatataaatataataaaattgaaaaacaatttcctattttttttttgtttcaaatttttgtctgtttattcgtttcggctaatctctagcAGATAGcagatgtaataaggagtaacttaatcTACAACAGTAAAATTTTCAAACACACAAGAAATAGTAGGTACagcttgttaaatattttattcattaattacatcaaaaataatatttaaaaagcttCAGCTATAACAATTACCTGTCCTTTTTCAAGTAACATAGTCCCCTGTTAGCATAAAAGATAGCATCATCTTTGACAAGTTCTATAGCTCTATTGTAACAGGCAATAGCCTCGTCCCATTTCTCTTGCTTGACAAAATTGTtaccctaaaaataaaaaataaaaataattgaataaagcaaattgctaattataattatatttacatacgtTTTGAGATAAAGAACTATGTGCAATGATAATATCagatgaaattctgacacatttgGATTTGTCAACCTGCAGACACACCATTGATTCTAAAAATCAAGTTCTGGAGAA includes:
- the LOC124537298 gene encoding RNA polymerase II-associated protein 3 isoform X2 is translated as MADLGPVSLDSKKSQAAKAEKLKEEGRYEKERGNNFVKQEKWDEAIACYNRAIELVKDDAIFYANRGLCYLKKDSLHQAETDCTEALRLDPTYVKALQRRATARERLGSLRAASHDLAAVLQLEPHNAAARRQLDAIKARMGTKGAKSKSSPLSTPTNESKPVVTNPPSPAKIVELPSEPVKKELSPLEKWRNGVGENITVIRPVKKPPHLRSKRALKHVPIHEVPLGGTAHDKPPTRMKIIEINDNMSHGDSNNNDSNKITDKIVETPQCDGDKKINTKITEHVNVNEVVQNMVPPVNSVQFMSEWKYLKGNNHARSDYLSIIEPTKLPSIFENALESDVLSELLYTLCNNKDKFRNKTISAYLKGLCKVKRFSALAMFLTNSDKTMLNDMLSHCKDVENLSDNEIADLTNKYEL
- the LOC124537298 gene encoding RNA polymerase II-associated protein 3 isoform X1 → MDKAFKIQRQARDNVNTLQTYLTDLQNWEIEMKRKEAALNGEFVQDLPPVRSKARKEKPIQVKKQPEKRITGSDYSAWDKFDVNKACEEVDMADLGPVSLDSKKSQAAKAEKLKEEGRYEKERGNNFVKQEKWDEAIACYNRAIELVKDDAIFYANRGLCYLKKDSLHQAETDCTEALRLDPTYVKALQRRATARERLGSLRAASHDLAAVLQLEPHNAAARRQLDAIKARMGTKGAKSKSSPLSTPTNESKPVVTNPPSPAKIVELPSEPVKKELSPLEKWRNGVGENITVIRPVKKPPHLRSKRALKHVPIHEVPLGGTAHDKPPTRMKIIEINDNMSHGDSNNNDSNKITDKIVETPQCDGDKKINTKITEHVNVNEVVQNMVPPVNSVQFMSEWKYLKGNNHARSDYLSIIEPTKLPSIFENALESDVLSELLYTLCNNKDKFRNKTISAYLKGLCKVKRFSALAMFLTNSDKTMLNDMLSHCKDVENLSDNEIADLTNKYEL